A single Oceanimonas doudoroffii DNA region contains:
- a CDS encoding DUF4437 domain-containing protein, with protein MRVNKATLSLVLAGIFVSPLSFAEDVSMQSEVVTAEEVQWGYLNPLRGIRSPGAADLWGDRTKNTAAGMLVKFNKGFSSPPHIHNITYRGVVIEGLMHNDDPKAESMWMPTGSFWTQPAGENHITAANGEENLIYLEIDSGPYLVQPSDEHFENGEKPINLHASNMVWLSQSDMKLIKGEDAEVTALWGSNQAGELGGTLVKLPAGYTGQIHVDAEEFRGIVIKGDVTYRSAETRDEKELAAGSYFGSTGQFDHNISVSGQDAILYFRTDGRYQLLSNR; from the coding sequence ATGCGCGTTAACAAGGCAACATTGAGTCTGGTATTGGCAGGAATTTTCGTTTCGCCGTTGTCATTCGCCGAAGATGTAAGCATGCAGTCCGAAGTTGTCACTGCAGAGGAAGTACAATGGGGTTACCTGAATCCCCTTCGTGGTATTAGAAGTCCAGGTGCTGCGGATCTTTGGGGGGATCGCACCAAGAATACCGCCGCGGGCATGCTGGTTAAATTCAACAAAGGGTTCTCATCTCCCCCCCATATTCACAATATCACCTATCGTGGCGTGGTCATCGAAGGGCTGATGCACAACGACGATCCCAAGGCCGAGTCCATGTGGATGCCCACCGGCTCATTCTGGACTCAGCCCGCCGGCGAGAACCACATTACTGCAGCAAATGGAGAGGAAAACCTCATCTACCTGGAAATTGACAGTGGTCCTTACCTTGTTCAACCTTCAGACGAGCACTTCGAAAACGGTGAAAAGCCAATCAACCTGCATGCCTCCAATATGGTGTGGCTGAGCCAGTCAGACATGAAATTGATTAAAGGCGAGGATGCAGAGGTTACCGCCCTATGGGGCAGCAACCAGGCCGGAGAGCTGGGCGGAACCCTGGTAAAACTTCCCGCCGGTTATACCGGCCAGATCCACGTCGATGCCGAAGAGTTTCGTGGCATTGTCATCAAGGGAGACGTTACCTACCGGTCTGCGGAAACCCGGGATGAAAAAGAGCTCGCAGCCGGCAGTTATTTTGGTTCAACCGGACAGTTCGATCACAATATCAGTGTATCCGGCCAGGATGCCATTCTTTACTTTCGTACCGATGGCAGATACCAGCTGCTCTCAAACCGCTGA
- a CDS encoding dipeptide ABC transporter ATP-binding protein, producing the protein MSLLEVKNLRIEYPSRHGVMAAVEDLSFTIEKGEILGVVGESGAGKSTIGNAVIDLLSPPGRIASGDVYLDGEKISALSASAMRTVRGKRIGFIFQDPMTSLNPLFTVEYQMVETLLANTGLTREQARKKAISLLDAVGIPQPELRIQQYPHQFSGGMRQRVVIAIALSCDPELIIADEPTTALDVSIQDQILTLIRGLCKERNVGCMLVTHDMGVVSNVTDRVAVMYRGKLMEIGATERVLGTPEHAYTRSLISAVPRSDIKLRRFPLVSYIEDVKEKASLDLKSHWLGQSQDQRDYEGALLRVEHCNLRFVTKDSIFPSRREYLQATNDVSFEIHEGETFGLVGESGSGKSTIARAITGLYPPDTGKIWFEGIELTAIKTEQERRPLRRQMQMVFQNPYSSLNPRMRVEDIIAEPIRFHGLADNDAQARGIVADLLDYVGLGRAAGVKYPHEFSGGQRQRISIARALATRPRLLICDEPTSALDVSVQAQILNLLKDLQDELKLTMLFISHDLPVIRQMCDRIGVMKKGTLVEVAPTEQLFTHAADPYSRSLISLMPEFKGMSREGLDISQQA; encoded by the coding sequence ATGTCGTTACTGGAAGTTAAAAACCTGCGGATTGAATACCCGTCCCGCCACGGCGTCATGGCCGCCGTGGAAGATCTTTCCTTTACCATCGAAAAGGGCGAAATTCTGGGCGTGGTTGGTGAGTCCGGCGCCGGCAAGTCGACCATCGGCAACGCCGTCATCGATCTGCTAAGCCCGCCCGGGCGTATTGCCAGCGGCGATGTCTACCTGGACGGCGAGAAGATCTCCGCGCTGTCGGCCAGCGCCATGCGCACGGTACGGGGCAAGCGCATCGGCTTTATTTTTCAGGATCCCATGACCTCCCTGAATCCGCTGTTTACCGTGGAGTATCAGATGGTCGAGACCCTGCTGGCCAACACCGGCCTCACCCGCGAGCAAGCCCGTAAAAAGGCCATTTCCCTGCTCGATGCCGTGGGCATTCCCCAACCGGAGCTGCGCATTCAGCAATATCCGCATCAGTTTTCCGGCGGCATGCGCCAGCGGGTGGTGATCGCCATTGCGCTGTCCTGCGATCCGGAGCTGATCATTGCCGACGAGCCTACCACGGCGCTGGACGTATCGATTCAGGATCAGATCCTCACCCTCATTCGCGGCCTGTGCAAGGAACGCAATGTGGGCTGCATGCTGGTGACCCACGACATGGGCGTGGTGTCGAACGTCACCGACCGGGTGGCGGTCATGTACCGGGGCAAGCTGATGGAAATCGGTGCCACCGAGCGAGTGCTGGGCACGCCCGAGCACGCCTATACCCGCAGCCTTATCTCCGCCGTGCCCCGCTCCGACATCAAGCTGCGGCGCTTTCCGCTGGTGTCCTACATTGAAGACGTCAAGGAAAAGGCCAGCCTGGATCTGAAAAGCCACTGGCTGGGCCAAAGCCAGGATCAGCGCGACTATGAAGGCGCCCTGCTTCGAGTGGAGCACTGCAACCTGCGCTTTGTGACCAAGGATTCGATTTTTCCGTCACGGCGGGAATACCTGCAGGCCACCAATGATGTCAGCTTTGAGATCCATGAGGGCGAGACCTTTGGTCTGGTGGGGGAGTCGGGCTCCGGCAAGTCCACCATAGCCCGGGCCATTACCGGGCTGTATCCGCCCGATACCGGCAAAATCTGGTTTGAGGGCATCGAACTTACCGCCATCAAGACCGAGCAGGAACGCCGCCCGCTGCGCCGGCAGATGCAAATGGTGTTTCAGAACCCTTATTCGTCGCTCAATCCGCGCATGCGGGTGGAAGACATTATCGCCGAGCCCATTCGTTTTCACGGCCTGGCCGACAATGACGCTCAGGCTCGTGGCATCGTCGCTGATCTGCTCGACTACGTGGGCCTGGGCCGCGCCGCCGGGGTCAAATACCCCCACGAATTTTCCGGCGGCCAGCGCCAGCGCATTTCCATTGCCCGGGCCCTGGCCACTCGACCGAGGCTGCTGATCTGCGATGAGCCCACCTCGGCGCTGGATGTGTCGGTGCAGGCGCAGATCCTCAACCTGCTCAAGGATCTGCAGGACGAGCTCAAGCTGACCATGCTGTTTATCAGCCACGATCTGCCGGTGATTCGGCAGATGTGCGACCGCATCGGGGTGATGAAAAAAGGCACCCTGGTGGAGGTGGCGCCCACCGAACAACTCTTTACCCATGCCGCGGATCCCTACAGTCGCTCGCTGATCTCCCTGATGCCGGAGTTCAAGGGCATGTCCCGGGAAGGGCTGGATATTTCACAACAGGCCTGA
- the fusA gene encoding elongation factor G produces the protein MSDLSHYRNIGIFAHVDAGKTTTTERILKLTGKIHKSGETHDGESTTDFMEQEAERGITIQSAAVSCFWKGHRFNVIDTPGHVDFTVEVYRSLKVLDGGIGVFCGSGGVEPQSETNWRYANESGVARIIFVNKLDRLGADFLRVVQQTRDVLAANPVVMVLPIGREDEFKGVVDLLTRKAYIWDESGEAENYTIEDVPADMVDQVEEYREMLVESAVEQDDDLMEAYMEGEEPSIEDIKRCIRKGTRTMALFPAYCGSAFKNKGMQLVLDAVNDFLPSPTEVDPQPLTDEEGNETGEFAIVEADAPLKALAFKIMDDRFGALTFVRIYSGRIKKGDTILNSATGKTERVGRMVEMQADERTELDSAQAGDIIAIIGMKNVQTGHTLCDPKAPCTLEAMVFPEPVISIAVAPKDKGGSEKMGVAIGKMVAEDPSFRVETDEDSGETILKGMGELHLDIKVDILKRTYGVELIVGEPQVAYRETITAQVEDSYTHKKQSGGSGQYGKIDYVIRPGEANTGLVFKSSVVGGNVPKEFWPAIEKGVASMMKTGPIAGFPVLDIEFELTDGAYHAVDSSAIAFEIAAKGAFRQSLPKAKPQLLEPIMKVDVFTPEDHVGDVIGDLNRRRGMIKDQNAGVTGVRIKADVPLSEMFGYIGSLRTMTSGRGQFSMEFSHYAACPANVSEKVVAQVKERKAAEAKK, from the coding sequence ATGTCTGATTTATCACATTACAGAAACATCGGTATTTTTGCTCACGTTGACGCGGGCAAGACCACCACTACCGAACGTATCCTCAAGCTGACCGGTAAAATTCACAAGTCTGGCGAGACCCACGACGGTGAGTCCACCACCGACTTCATGGAGCAGGAAGCCGAACGTGGTATCACCATCCAGTCTGCGGCCGTAAGCTGCTTCTGGAAAGGCCACCGTTTCAACGTAATCGACACTCCCGGACACGTTGACTTCACCGTTGAAGTATACCGTTCCCTGAAAGTACTGGACGGCGGTATCGGCGTATTCTGTGGTTCCGGCGGCGTTGAGCCCCAGTCCGAAACCAACTGGCGCTACGCCAACGAATCCGGCGTTGCCCGTATCATCTTCGTAAACAAGCTGGACCGTCTGGGTGCCGACTTCCTGCGCGTGGTTCAGCAGACCCGCGACGTACTGGCCGCCAACCCGGTTGTGATGGTACTGCCCATCGGCCGTGAAGACGAGTTCAAGGGTGTGGTTGACCTGCTGACCCGTAAGGCCTACATCTGGGACGAGTCCGGCGAAGCCGAAAACTACACCATTGAAGACGTACCGGCCGACATGGTGGATCAGGTTGAAGAATACCGCGAAATGCTGGTAGAAAGCGCCGTTGAACAAGACGACGACCTGATGGAAGCCTACATGGAAGGTGAAGAGCCTTCTATCGAAGACATCAAGCGTTGTATCCGCAAGGGTACCCGCACCATGGCCCTGTTCCCGGCCTACTGTGGTTCTGCGTTCAAGAACAAGGGCATGCAGCTGGTGCTGGACGCCGTTAACGACTTCCTGCCGAGCCCGACCGAAGTTGATCCGCAGCCGCTGACCGACGAAGAAGGCAACGAGACCGGTGAATTCGCCATCGTTGAAGCCGATGCCCCGCTGAAGGCCCTGGCGTTCAAGATCATGGACGACCGTTTCGGCGCCCTGACCTTCGTACGTATCTACTCCGGCCGCATCAAGAAGGGTGACACCATCCTGAACAGCGCCACCGGCAAGACCGAGCGTGTAGGCCGCATGGTAGAAATGCAGGCCGATGAGCGTACCGAACTGGACTCTGCCCAGGCCGGTGACATCATCGCCATCATCGGTATGAAGAACGTGCAGACCGGTCACACCCTGTGTGATCCGAAAGCCCCCTGCACCCTGGAAGCCATGGTGTTCCCCGAGCCGGTAATCTCCATTGCCGTTGCGCCGAAGGACAAGGGTGGTTCCGAGAAGATGGGCGTGGCCATTGGTAAAATGGTTGCCGAAGATCCGTCTTTCCGCGTTGAAACCGACGAAGACTCCGGTGAAACCATCCTGAAAGGCATGGGCGAACTGCACCTGGACATCAAGGTAGACATTCTGAAGCGTACCTACGGCGTTGAGCTGATCGTGGGTGAGCCGCAGGTAGCCTACCGCGAAACCATCACCGCTCAGGTTGAAGACAGCTACACCCACAAGAAGCAGTCTGGTGGTTCCGGTCAGTACGGTAAGATCGACTACGTTATCCGTCCGGGCGAAGCCAACACCGGCCTGGTGTTCAAGTCTTCCGTAGTGGGTGGTAACGTACCGAAGGAATTCTGGCCCGCCATCGAAAAGGGTGTTGCCAGCATGATGAAGACCGGCCCGATCGCTGGCTTCCCGGTACTGGACATCGAGTTCGAACTGACCGACGGTGCCTACCACGCCGTTGACTCCTCGGCCATCGCGTTCGAAATCGCCGCCAAGGGTGCCTTCCGTCAGTCTCTGCCGAAGGCCAAGCCGCAGCTGCTGGAGCCGATCATGAAGGTTGACGTGTTCACTCCGGAAGATCACGTGGGTGACGTAATCGGTGACCTGAACCGTCGTCGCGGCATGATCAAGGATCAGAACGCCGGCGTGACCGGTGTGCGTATCAAGGCCGACGTACCCCTGTCCGAAATGTTCGGTTACATCGGTTCTCTGCGTACCATGACTTCTGGCCGTGGCCAGTTCTCCATGGAGTTCTCTCACTACGCTGCTTGCCCGGCCAACGTGTCCGAGAAAGTGGTTGCCCAGGTGAAAGAGCGCAAGGCTGCCGAAGCCAAGAAGTAA
- a CDS encoding LysR family transcriptional regulator: MNIKDLQVFTKIAELLSITAAANQLDMSTAKASTALKRIENALGAQLFVRTTRQLRLSPEGERYLPLCQQALELLHQGQMTINESQPFVRGEVKMAMSSEMGRNLMRDLLNRVMSQHREVRVRLHVSDSRVDFYRDGVDVALRAMTRTALQDLNLYGFKICNIPHLLCASPQYLVEHGSPTTPEELSEHNALLYKLYEVMHDDWELYNGETRYKVKMTSNRCVNDGDIVRRWCVDGMGIAKKSAIDVAEDLLAGRLQRVMVDYRIPLTELWLVTPSRQMFSPAIRLIRDELKLTINQRRERLIKQGILSEPEWPVSD, translated from the coding sequence ATGAATATTAAAGATTTACAAGTGTTCACCAAAATAGCAGAGCTTCTATCGATTACCGCCGCCGCCAATCAGCTGGATATGAGTACCGCCAAAGCCAGTACCGCATTAAAGCGTATAGAGAATGCATTGGGTGCCCAGCTCTTTGTGCGCACAACGCGTCAGCTACGGTTATCCCCAGAAGGGGAACGTTACCTGCCACTGTGCCAACAAGCCCTTGAATTACTGCATCAGGGCCAGATGACCATCAACGAGAGCCAGCCCTTTGTTCGTGGTGAGGTCAAGATGGCGATGTCATCGGAGATGGGACGCAACCTGATGCGTGACTTGCTCAACCGGGTGATGAGTCAACACCGGGAGGTAAGGGTCCGTTTGCATGTCAGCGACAGTCGTGTGGACTTTTACAGAGACGGGGTCGATGTAGCCTTGCGGGCGATGACTCGAACCGCCCTGCAGGACTTGAACCTGTACGGATTTAAAATATGCAATATTCCGCATCTGCTCTGTGCGTCACCCCAGTACCTGGTAGAGCACGGCTCCCCCACCACGCCTGAAGAGCTGTCTGAACACAATGCGTTACTGTATAAGCTTTACGAGGTCATGCATGATGACTGGGAGCTGTATAACGGCGAGACCAGATATAAAGTGAAAATGACCAGCAATCGCTGTGTTAACGATGGCGATATTGTTCGCCGTTGGTGTGTTGATGGTATGGGCATTGCCAAAAAATCGGCCATCGATGTTGCCGAGGATTTACTGGCCGGACGGCTACAAAGGGTCATGGTCGACTACAGGATTCCCCTGACCGAGTTGTGGCTTGTTACCCCCAGTCGCCAGATGTTCTCCCCGGCCATTCGATTGATTCGTGATGAATTAAAACTGACCATCAATCAACGCAGAGAGCGCTTAATCAAACAGGGCATTCTGAGTGAACCGGAGTGGCCCGTTTCCGACTAG
- a CDS encoding ABC transporter substrate-binding protein, producing the protein MKKGLNRIAAALVAAGVAFSAQAADITIAYDADPVSMDPHEQLSGATLELSHLVFDPLVRWTKDFKFEARLAEKWERVDDNTMRFHLRQGVTFHSGNPFTADDVIWTFNRLKTSPDFKALFEPFSEAKKVDEHTVDLVTKGPFPLVLNTVTYLFPMDSKFYTGTTADGKDKGEVIKHGSSFASTNPSGTGPFKLKFRQQGVKVEYERNADYWDTSSPGNVNNMTLVPIKEDATRVAALLAGDVDFIKPVSPNDHKRVESASGVKLVTEPGTRIITFQMNQDRFEPFRDVRVRQAVNYAINQEGIVKRIMRGFATTAGQQAPAGYVGHNPELVPLYDLDKAKALMAEAGYADGFKISMIAPNNRYVNDYRIAEAVKAMLARINIDVELKTMPVAQYWPEFDKCSADMLMIGWHSDTEDTANFSEFLTMTRNEETGRGQYNCGHYANPALDKLIEDANVETDGAKRESMLQQAEKMLYDDAAFVPLHWQNLAWGARDNVNAEPIVNAMDFPYLGDLVVKE; encoded by the coding sequence ATGAAAAAAGGACTCAACAGAATAGCTGCTGCCCTGGTGGCCGCCGGTGTTGCCTTCAGTGCCCAGGCCGCCGACATCACCATTGCCTACGACGCCGATCCGGTGTCCATGGATCCGCACGAGCAGCTGTCGGGGGCCACCCTGGAGCTGTCGCACCTGGTGTTTGACCCCCTGGTTCGCTGGACCAAGGATTTTAAATTTGAAGCGCGGCTGGCGGAGAAGTGGGAGCGGGTGGACGACAACACCATGCGCTTTCATCTGCGCCAGGGCGTGACCTTTCACAGCGGCAACCCCTTTACCGCCGACGACGTGATCTGGACCTTTAACCGCCTGAAAACCTCTCCCGACTTCAAGGCGTTGTTCGAGCCTTTCTCCGAGGCCAAAAAGGTGGATGAGCACACCGTGGATCTGGTGACCAAGGGCCCGTTCCCGTTGGTGCTGAACACCGTCACCTATCTGTTCCCGATGGACTCCAAGTTCTATACCGGCACCACCGCAGACGGCAAGGACAAGGGCGAGGTGATCAAGCACGGCAGCTCCTTTGCCTCCACCAACCCGTCCGGCACCGGCCCCTTCAAGCTGAAGTTCCGCCAGCAGGGGGTCAAGGTGGAATATGAGCGCAACGCCGATTACTGGGACACATCTTCTCCCGGCAACGTGAACAACATGACCCTGGTGCCGATCAAGGAAGACGCCACTCGAGTGGCCGCCCTGCTGGCCGGTGACGTGGACTTTATCAAGCCGGTATCGCCCAACGATCACAAACGGGTGGAATCCGCCAGCGGCGTCAAGCTGGTGACCGAGCCGGGCACCCGCATCATTACCTTCCAGATGAACCAGGATCGCTTTGAACCGTTCCGCGACGTGCGTGTGCGCCAGGCGGTGAACTACGCCATCAACCAGGAAGGCATCGTCAAGCGCATCATGCGTGGCTTTGCCACCACTGCCGGTCAGCAGGCGCCGGCGGGTTATGTGGGTCACAATCCGGAGCTGGTGCCCCTTTATGATCTGGACAAGGCCAAGGCGCTGATGGCGGAAGCCGGCTACGCCGATGGCTTCAAGATCAGCATGATCGCCCCCAACAACCGCTATGTGAACGACTACCGCATTGCCGAGGCGGTCAAGGCCATGCTGGCGCGCATCAACATTGACGTGGAGCTCAAGACCATGCCGGTGGCCCAGTACTGGCCCGAGTTCGACAAGTGCTCCGCCGACATGCTGATGATTGGCTGGCACTCCGACACCGAAGACACCGCCAACTTCTCGGAATTCCTCACCATGACCCGCAACGAGGAAACCGGCCGGGGCCAGTACAATTGCGGCCATTACGCCAACCCGGCGCTGGACAAGCTGATTGAAGACGCCAACGTCGAAACCGACGGCGCCAAGCGGGAAAGCATGCTGCAGCAGGCGGAGAAAATGCTCTATGACGACGCCGCCTTCGTGCCCCTGCACTGGCAGAACCTGGCCTGGGGCGCCCGTGACAATGTGAATGCCGAGCCCATTGTCAACGCCATGGACTTCCCCTATCTGGGCGATCTGGTCGTTAAGGAATAA
- a CDS encoding phosphatidylglycerophosphatase A, whose amino-acid sequence MRKPELAALKLSNPLHLLALGFGSGLSPIMPGTMGTLAAIPLYLLIQGLPLWLYVALLVVGFVAGIKICNAATSAIGRHDHGAIVWDEFIGFGVTMLAAPAGWQWIAIGFVLFRFFDMVKPWPISWFDRRVHGGFGIMLDDLIAGLFALVCLQGLALYL is encoded by the coding sequence ATGAGAAAGCCCGAACTGGCGGCGCTGAAGCTGTCCAACCCGTTGCACCTGCTGGCCCTGGGCTTTGGCTCCGGCCTTAGCCCCATCATGCCCGGCACCATGGGTACCCTGGCGGCCATTCCGCTGTATCTGCTGATACAGGGCCTGCCGCTGTGGCTCTATGTGGCCTTGCTGGTGGTGGGCTTTGTGGCCGGCATCAAAATTTGCAATGCCGCCACCAGTGCCATTGGCCGGCACGATCACGGCGCCATCGTGTGGGACGAATTTATCGGTTTTGGCGTGACCATGCTGGCGGCCCCGGCGGGCTGGCAGTGGATTGCCATTGGCTTTGTGCTGTTCCGTTTCTTTGACATGGTCAAGCCCTGGCCGATCAGCTGGTTCGACCGCCGCGTGCACGGCGGTTTTGGCATTATGCTCGACGATCTGATTGCCGGCCTGTTTGCCCTGGTCTGCCTGCAGGGGCTGGCGCTTTACCTCTGA
- a CDS encoding ABC transporter permease has protein sequence MFTFLLKRVFQALVVMFVISLVAFSIQDNLGDPLRELVGQSVSEEVRQQMRDEMGLNDPFMVKYGRFVGNVLQGDFGTSYFFKQPTIEVIFEKLPATLELVFCASVLIIALSIPLGVYSAIKPRAVLSKIIMGVSIVGISVPVFLTAILLMYVFSIELGWLPAYGRGELTSPLGWESGLFNWQGFRNLILPSIALSSIMLPLFIRLVRSEMLEQLSSEYVKFAWAKGLDKYRIWFVHALKNTLLPLITVGGVQIGTMVAYTILTETVFQWPGIGLLFLEAITRVDTPLITTYVIFVGFIFVVTNTIVDLIYGLVNPTVNLAAKG, from the coding sequence ATGTTTACTTTTCTGCTTAAACGCGTGTTTCAGGCCCTGGTGGTGATGTTTGTCATCAGCCTGGTGGCCTTCTCGATACAGGACAACCTGGGTGACCCCCTGCGTGAGCTGGTGGGGCAGTCGGTGTCGGAAGAAGTGCGTCAGCAGATGCGCGACGAAATGGGCCTGAACGATCCCTTTATGGTCAAATACGGCCGCTTTGTGGGCAATGTGCTGCAGGGCGATTTCGGCACTTCCTATTTCTTCAAGCAGCCCACCATAGAAGTGATCTTTGAAAAGCTGCCCGCCACCCTGGAGCTGGTGTTCTGTGCCAGCGTGCTGATCATCGCCCTGAGCATTCCGCTGGGGGTGTATTCGGCCATCAAGCCCAGGGCCGTGCTCTCCAAAATCATTATGGGGGTCAGCATAGTGGGCATTTCGGTGCCGGTGTTCCTCACCGCCATTCTGCTGATGTATGTGTTTTCCATTGAACTGGGCTGGCTGCCCGCCTACGGCCGGGGCGAACTCACCAGCCCGCTGGGCTGGGAGTCGGGGCTGTTTAACTGGCAGGGCTTTCGCAACCTGATCCTGCCGAGCATTGCGCTGTCGTCCATCATGCTGCCGCTGTTTATTCGCCTGGTGCGCTCGGAAATGCTGGAGCAGCTCAGCTCCGAATACGTCAAGTTCGCCTGGGCCAAGGGCCTGGACAAATATCGCATCTGGTTTGTGCATGCACTGAAAAACACCCTGCTGCCGCTGATCACCGTGGGCGGGGTGCAAATCGGTACCATGGTGGCCTACACCATTCTCACCGAAACCGTGTTTCAGTGGCCGGGCATTGGCCTGTTGTTCCTTGAGGCCATTACTCGGGTGGATACGCCGCTGATCACCACCTATGTGATTTTTGTGGGCTTTATCTTTGTGGTCACCAATACCATCGTCGATTTGATTTACGGCCTGGTGAACCCCACCGTCAACCTGGCAGCAAAGGGATAA
- a CDS encoding phosphate-starvation-inducible PsiE family protein: protein MKHDEIPADHSDPLLSFLHKAIRVAVKFLAVLMVLVIFWSILDVVYVLYQRLLTPPFLLLNLEDILQTFGAFMAVLIAIEIFINIRLYLGTSVIPVQLVLATALMAVARKVIVLDLDLVSAEQIIGLALVTIALGVSYWLVKTRG, encoded by the coding sequence ATGAAACACGACGAAATTCCCGCCGATCATTCCGACCCTCTGCTCAGTTTTCTGCATAAAGCCATTCGTGTGGCGGTCAAGTTTCTGGCCGTGCTGATGGTGTTGGTGATCTTCTGGAGCATTCTCGATGTGGTCTATGTGCTCTATCAGCGGTTGCTGACACCGCCCTTTTTGCTGCTGAACCTGGAAGACATACTGCAGACTTTTGGCGCCTTTATGGCGGTGCTGATTGCCATTGAAATTTTTATCAACATTCGGCTCTATCTGGGCACCAGCGTGATTCCGGTGCAGTTGGTGCTGGCCACGGCGCTGATGGCGGTGGCCCGAAAGGTGATTGTGCTGGATCTCGATCTGGTGAGTGCCGAGCAGATCATCGGCCTGGCACTGGTGACCATCGCCCTTGGCGTGTCTTACTGGCTGGTGAAAACCCGGGGGTAG
- a CDS encoding ABC transporter permease, whose product MSTELQLSRWARFRRSDFLYHFLRDKVAMVSFAVFVALVAAAFLSPLIAPHNPYDLASIDILDSELPPSWQDMGDERFVLGTDVQGRDILSTILYGSRVSLIIGLGAVALQLAIGIVVGLSAGYFGGRIDNFLMRIADVQLSFSTMMVAIIVSAVFQATLGSDFYAQYAVLMLVVIIGLAEWPQYARTIRATVLAEKKKEYVEAARVMGFKSMRIMFRHILPNCLSPILVISTVQVANAIMSEAALSFLGLGMPVDKPSLGSLISMGFSYIFSGSWWITAFPGIYLVVLVLVINLLGDWLRDVFNPKIYKG is encoded by the coding sequence ATGAGCACCGAACTTCAACTGAGTCGCTGGGCCCGCTTTCGCCGCTCCGACTTTCTCTATCATTTTCTGCGCGACAAGGTCGCCATGGTCAGCTTTGCGGTGTTTGTGGCGCTGGTGGCGGCGGCCTTTCTGTCGCCGCTGATCGCCCCTCACAATCCCTATGATCTGGCCTCCATCGACATTCTCGACTCCGAGCTACCGCCGAGCTGGCAGGACATGGGTGACGAGCGGTTTGTGCTGGGCACAGACGTGCAGGGCCGGGATATTCTCAGCACCATTCTCTATGGCTCCCGAGTGTCGTTGATCATCGGCCTGGGGGCGGTGGCGCTGCAGCTGGCCATTGGCATAGTGGTGGGCCTGAGCGCCGGCTACTTTGGCGGGCGCATCGACAACTTTCTGATGCGCATTGCCGACGTTCAGCTGTCGTTCTCCACCATGATGGTGGCCATTATCGTGTCGGCGGTGTTTCAGGCCACCCTGGGCAGCGATTTTTACGCCCAGTATGCGGTACTGATGCTGGTGGTGATCATCGGTCTCGCCGAATGGCCGCAATACGCCCGCACCATTCGCGCCACCGTGCTCGCCGAAAAGAAAAAGGAATACGTGGAAGCGGCGCGAGTGATGGGCTTCAAGTCGATGCGCATCATGTTCCGCCATATTCTGCCCAACTGCCTGTCGCCCATTCTGGTGATTTCCACGGTGCAGGTGGCCAACGCCATCATGAGCGAGGCGGCGTTGTCCTTCCTCGGCCTGGGCATGCCGGTCGACAAGCCCTCGCTGGGCTCGCTGATCAGCATGGGCTTCAGCTACATCTTCTCCGGATCCTGGTGGATCACCGCCTTTCCCGGCATTTATCTGGTGGTGCTGGTGCTGGTGATCAACCTGCTTGGTGATTGGCTGCGGGACGTGTTTAACCCCAAGATCTACAAGGGGTAA